CCTCGGTGGGGGTCTGCGAACAGACCAGCATGTCCGCCTTCGTATGGGCTTTTTCGAGGCATTCGCGCACGTGCGGGAACGGCGGCAACCCGCCCTTCACGATATCGGCAACGGTCAGATTGACCGCCTTGCTCCACTCAAGCGCCTGCGCCATGACCGCGTCGTCTGGATGCGCCTTGCAGTACGTCTCGAGGACCGGATTGCCGAGCTTCGATTCCCGCGCAACCCAGTTGCGCAACGACCCCACCTGGGGAGACTTAAACCCGCGCTCCTGCACCTTGTCCCAGTCATCGAGCAAATCAAACACCATCAGCAAAGCCGGGAAACGGTTCACGCCGCGCCACTTCGAATACAGATTGACGAATTCCGCCGCCGCGCGCGCGTATTTCGATACCGGTTGGAGGTCCCAGAACTTGATGATGTTGGGGATAAAGCACTCCTTGTGTTTGATCTCCATCGTGTCGAACGCGCAACCGTCGCTGTCAATGGCAATCAGGAACTCATGATTCGGTTTATGCGCTTTAAGGGAAGCTGCCGGGTCACTCATATACTCAAACTCCTTGCTTCTGACCAAGAACACTTTCCAAATACGCGATCATACGCCCGAATAGGCCGAAAAACCCCCGTCGATGGGCACCACAATGCCCGTCACGAAACGCGAGGCTCCCGAAGCGAGCCATACCGTCACGCCAACCAGGTCTTCGGGCCTGCCAAATTCGCCCATGGGCGTATGGTCAATGACCTTCTTGCCCCGCGCCGTCAATTCACCCGTTTTCTCGTCGGTCATGAGAAAACGGTTCTGCTCAGTCAAAAAAAACCCCGGCGCGATGGCATTCACCCGCAGCTTTGAGGTGTATTCCTGGGCGAAATGGACCGCAAGCCACTGCGTGAAGTTGCTCACCGCCGCCTTCGCCGCGCTGTAGCCCGGAATACGGGTCAGCGGCGCCAGGGCACTCATCGACGAAATATTGATGATGCTCCCGCCGTCAGGATTGCCCTTCATCCGCTCCCCAAAAACCTGGCATGGCACAATGGTGCCGGCAAGGATGTTCAGGTTGAATACCTTCGAAAGTGCGTCGGGCGAAAGCTGAAAAAACGGCTGCTCCGCGGAAGTCGTTGCGCCTTTCATGTTACCGCCAACGGCGTTCACCAGAATGTCCACCGAGCCGTAAGCATCGTACGCCTTGTCCCGGCAGGCCTCGATCGTCGAACGGTCGA
The sequence above is drawn from the Candidatus Hydrogenedentota bacterium genome and encodes:
- a CDS encoding HAD family hydrolase, with translation MSDPAASLKAHKPNHEFLIAIDSDGCAFDTMEIKHKECFIPNIIKFWDLQPVSKYARAAAEFVNLYSKWRGVNRFPALLMVFDLLDDWDKVQERGFKSPQVGSLRNWVARESKLGNPVLETYCKAHPDDAVMAQALEWSKAVNLTVADIVKGGLPPFPHVRECLEKAHTKADMLVCSQTPTEALTREWQEQGVDTYVFAIAGQEMGKKSEHIGFAAQDRYDHGKMLMIGDAPGDMKAARANNALFFPILPGDEDKSWKRLYEEGLDMFFEGTFAGEYEAGLIREFDSYLPETPPWKK
- a CDS encoding SDR family oxidoreductase, whose translation is MQAFDLFSLEGKAAVVAGGGGVLGGAIAEGLARAGAKLVIGDLLPDMAQKAAKRITNAGGTALGVKMDAFDRSTIEACRDKAYDAYGSVDILVNAVGGNMKGATTSAEQPFFQLSPDALSKVFNLNILAGTIVPCQVFGERMKGNPDGGSIINISSMSALAPLTRIPGYSAAKAAVSNFTQWLAVHFAQEYTSKLRVNAIAPGFFLTEQNRFLMTDEKTGELTARGKKVIDHTPMGEFGRPEDLVGVTVWLASGASRFVTGIVVPIDGGFSAYSGV